The Synergistota bacterium genome window below encodes:
- a CDS encoding TldD/PmbA family protein, with protein MDYRELVLTALDSIHSLGDLSDVFVETSSGESFKIEDDKLEFSSYGFKKGMGLRVVKGESTYYCHGLPDRGYLDKGIKAIREAISAGEEGKLIVKELPERKMIPLRRDSLNDIAEVLWKVNGFLRKNEFVRQVILSYRRSSQNVWIGNDEGRLVEDLRIYTFLSMAVVIEKDGKLESAYEILGGTKGDEVLEEENLFKVAEKALKRGLLAISAGPAPAGVMDVVISGEAGGTMIHEACGHGLEADIVRKDASVYAGKIGEEVASPLVTLVDDGSIPGLGGTLGYDDEGIPVRRSVLIENGVLKGYMTDRLSAKLMDLPLTGNGRRESFEDYPIPRMTNTFLERGEHEFEEIISSVEKGLLVVKMGGGEVNPTNGDFVFKVLEGYLIEKGKKGRPVKGAILMGNGPQVLRNVKMLGKDLRFDVGVCGKDGQGVPVGDGQPTMLVGGLVVGGEG; from the coding sequence ACCTCAAGTGGGGAGAGCTTTAAAATAGAGGATGATAAGCTTGAGTTCTCTTCATATGGGTTTAAAAAAGGAATGGGATTAAGGGTGGTTAAAGGGGAAAGCACCTATTATTGTCATGGCTTGCCAGACAGAGGTTACCTTGATAAGGGTATAAAAGCTATAAGGGAAGCAATAAGTGCTGGAGAGGAAGGAAAGCTAATCGTTAAGGAGCTCCCTGAGAGAAAAATGATTCCTCTTAGGAGAGACTCGTTGAATGATATTGCCGAGGTGCTTTGGAAGGTAAATGGCTTTTTAAGGAAGAATGAGTTCGTGAGGCAGGTTATTCTATCTTACAGGAGGTCTTCTCAGAATGTTTGGATAGGAAACGATGAGGGACGGTTAGTCGAGGATTTAAGGATTTATACCTTCCTGTCTATGGCAGTCGTGATTGAAAAGGATGGAAAGCTTGAAAGTGCCTATGAGATTCTCGGAGGGACGAAGGGGGATGAGGTTCTGGAAGAGGAAAATCTTTTTAAAGTCGCTGAAAAAGCGCTTAAAAGAGGTTTGCTCGCTATCTCTGCTGGGCCCGCGCCAGCGGGTGTTATGGATGTAGTTATCTCAGGTGAGGCTGGGGGAACGATGATTCATGAGGCTTGTGGTCATGGACTCGAGGCGGATATAGTTAGGAAAGATGCTTCAGTTTACGCTGGAAAGATAGGAGAGGAGGTTGCCTCTCCCTTAGTAACGCTCGTTGATGATGGTTCCATACCTGGGCTTGGTGGAACTCTTGGATATGACGATGAGGGAATACCGGTGAGAAGAAGCGTTCTCATAGAAAATGGAGTTTTGAAAGGTTACATGACCGACAGGCTTTCCGCTAAGCTGATGGACCTTCCTTTAACTGGGAACGGCAGGAGGGAAAGCTTTGAGGATTATCCTATTCCGCGCATGACAAATACCTTTTTAGAAAGGGGAGAGCACGAATTCGAGGAAATTATCTCATCGGTTGAGAAAGGGCTTCTCGTCGTTAAGATGGGAGGGGGAGAGGTTAATCCTACTAATGGTGATTTCGTCTTCAAGGTTCTTGAGGGATATCTTATAGAGAAGGGGAAGAAAGGAAGACCAGTTAAGGGGGCTATTTTGATGGGGAACGGTCCCCAGGTTCTGAGGAACGTTAAAATGCTTGGTAAGGATCTCAGGTTTGATGTGGGAGTATGTGGTAAGGATGGTCAGGGCGTTCCCGTGGGGGATGGACAGCCAACCATGCTTGTGGGGGGGCTTGTAGTTGGTGGAGAGGGATAA